The Gemmatimonadales bacterium nucleotide sequence GCCGGCTCGGTCGGTATTCTCTCCGCAATCTTCCAGGAGTTCTACGCTCCCCGCCGCACGGCGGCAGCGTACCGCCACCTGCTAAGCCTGCTCGCCGGAATCCCGTCCGTCGTGTTCGGCTTCTGGGGACTCGTCGTGCTCGCCCCGATCATCGGGCGAATCCATCCGCCGGGGCCGAGTCTCCTCGCCGCGGTGCTCGTGCTGGCGCTCATGGTGCTGCCCACCGTGGCACTCCTCGCGGAAACCAGCCTCGGCGCCGTGCCGCGCGAGCAGCTCCTCGGCGCCTCGGCGCTCGGACTTTCGCGCTGGAGCGTGGCGACGCACGTAGCGCTGCCGGCCGCGCGGCGCGGGATCGTGGCGGCGCTCGTGCTCGGCGCCGGGCGCGCAGTGGGCGAGACGATGGCGGTGCTCATGGTGTCGGGCAACGTGGTGCAGTGGCCCAGCAGCGTGTTCGATCCCGTGCGCACGCTCACGGCCAACATCGCGCTCGAGATGTCGTACGCGCTGGGCACCCACCGGTCGGCGCTCTTCGTGAGCGGGCTCGCGCTCACGGTGATGGTGATGATCCTGGTCGGCGGGGCCGAAGTGGTGGCGCGCGCACCGAATCACGCGGTGGAGCGCGGCGCGTGACGAGCGGCGCATTGCTCTGGGCGGCACCGGGCCGTACCCGGACTCACCGCCTGCGCGACGCCGCGGGCGGCGCGGCGGTCTGGCTCGCGCCGATGCTCGTCACCGCCGTGTTCCTCTGGCTGCTCGGTGACATCGTTTGGCATGGGGCACGGCAACTGTCGCCCGCATTCCTCTTCACCGATCCGATCGACGCCGGCCGCGCGGGCGGCATCGCACCGATGCTCGTCTCCACGCTCCTGCTGCTCGCCGTCTGCCTTGCGGTCGCGGTGCCGATCGGCTTCGGCACCGCGCTGCTGCTGGCCGAGCTCACCCGGCGCGGCGGGTGGTTCGGGGCGACCGTCCGCCGGAGCCTCGACGTACTGGCGGGCGTGCCGTCGATCGTGTTCGGGCTCTTCGGCAACGCCTTCTTCTGTGTCGTGCTCGGATTCGGATTCTCGATTCTCGCTGGCGGCCTCACGCTCGCCTGCATGGTGCTGCCGATCCTCATCCGGTCGGCCGAAGCGGGCATCCGCGGCGTGCCGGATGAGCACCGGCTCGGCGCCGCCGCGCTCGGCTTCTCGCGGGTCTCGACGGCGTTCCGCGTTCTCCTGCCGGCCGCGATGCCCGCGCTCGTCATCGGACTGGTGCTCGGCATCGGCCGCGCGCTGGCCGAGACGGCCGCGCTCATCTTCACCAGCGGGTACGTGACGCGGATGCCCACATCGTTGTTCGATTCCGGGCGTTCGCTCTCGGTCCACATTCTGGACCTCGCGCTCAACGTCCCCGGTGGCGACACGAGCGCCTACGCCACGGCGCTCGTGCTTGTCGTGGCGCTTCTCGCGCTCGACGGCGCGGTGTTCTGGATCAGCGCATACCGGCTTACGGGGGGAACTCCGCAGAGATGACCGCGCTGCCGAGAGTGGAGCGAGCCGAAGTCCGCATACGGGGCGAACCCGGCCGCGGCGAAGCGAGCACACACCTCGCCATGGAGGCGCTCACCGTGCGGTACCGCGGGCGGACTGCGGTCGATCGGGTGTCGCTTGCGATTCGCGCGGGACGGATCACTACGCTGGTAGGTCCCTCGGGCTGCGGCAAGACCACCCTGCTCCGCTGTCTCAATCGA carries:
- the pstA gene encoding phosphate ABC transporter permease PstA — translated: MTSGALLWAAPGRTRTHRLRDAAGGAAVWLAPMLVTAVFLWLLGDIVWHGARQLSPAFLFTDPIDAGRAGGIAPMLVSTLLLLAVCLAVAVPIGFGTALLLAELTRRGGWFGATVRRSLDVLAGVPSIVFGLFGNAFFCVVLGFGFSILAGGLTLACMVLPILIRSAEAGIRGVPDEHRLGAAALGFSRVSTAFRVLLPAAMPALVIGLVLGIGRALAETAALIFTSGYVTRMPTSLFDSGRSLSVHILDLALNVPGGDTSAYATALVLVVALLALDGAVFWISAYRLTGGTPQR
- a CDS encoding ABC transporter permease subunit, translated to AGSVGILSAIFQEFYAPRRTAAAYRHLLSLLAGIPSVVFGFWGLVVLAPIIGRIHPPGPSLLAAVLVLALMVLPTVALLAETSLGAVPREQLLGASALGLSRWSVATHVALPAARRGIVAALVLGAGRAVGETMAVLMVSGNVVQWPSSVFDPVRTLTANIALEMSYALGTHRSALFVSGLALTVMVMILVGGAEVVARAPNHAVERGA